GTCCTGTTGCCATTTCATCGCGGTAGCGTAAACGGCCAGCGGATGAAGATGTGACGTCAGATCGTGAAAGGGCAGCTTATTGAGCAATATTGAGCAATTATATTGAGCTACGTTGTAGTTTCGAAATGTCTGACGACGAAACGTTTTCACAATCATCTCAATCAAGCCTATCTATTGACGATGAAAATATGCCGGAAAATGTGATTCGGCCCTACCAGTTCGAACCAGAGTTTTCTTCCAGCGAAGAAAGTGTGGAAGAAGAAGGATATTTAGAAGGGGAGCAGCAACACGAGGACGAAAATTTTCGTACCAGAAATCTGGACTGGTGAGGGTTTCTCTATATATTATCTATCTTCAACAATGCAATTTAACCCATTGGAAGAGGCAAACCAGGAATTAAACGACGTTTGATGTTTTGGAGATGCTCTGAAAATCAAACGCTCACGCGCTCGAGAATTGTAAACAAACGCAATACTaacagaataaaaataaaatcactCTTGTATGTTTTTGTTCCTTTTACTCATAGCTATTGTGATCTCACAAGCCTTTAAGCGAGGCAATATCCACTGCTATGCTATATTTTTGAGGTTACTAATCCACTTTAAAACCATCCTCTAGTGGTAAAGTCGAGTGTACGGAGATTCTGTAGTTATATTGAATCCCTGATCCTATCTACAATGAAGTGTACTCCATGTTTTGTGGAACTGCATCAAGATTATGAAACATCATTTTTAAGCTAACGTACGTTTCTCAACAAGGAACGACTACCATCCCTTCATCAGCAAGAAAACGATTTAAATTTAGTTGTTAGCCGTACATATAAGTAACCTGTATGTTTGATTTGTTTGTGCTGCCGAACTGAGCATTTTTTGAGCTTGCGTTTGGTTCTGGTTCTTATTGGGAATTCATAGAAAGGCGCATGAAAGAATGTTTTCTATCGCAGTCAGAACGCAAAAATATCGTAATTTCATATTAGATCCATCTACGAAAGGATAGGTTGGCAGGAACCTTTTAATCTATAAAGAGAGTATCACTGACACAACATGTGGCATACCTAACTAGTCCGGATTCTCAGACattaaatagtaataaagaaccTTCTAAGGTAACCTGAAAAGTTTGGGGTCGGTTCTTATGCTTTTACTGTGCAATAAATCCAAGTCAAACAAAGCTTATTTACTTTAGGTGTACATGTGGAAATTGCCAAATACTGAACAGAAATGAGGAATGTACCTGCTGTTCAGAGTTTTCTCAATTCTGCGACAAAAACAGGGAGGCATTAGAGACGGGGGAGGTTGCTGAAGCCCCAGTTTGTATAACTCAGCATCCAGGTTTCCAAGCTGTTTGTCTCAACAAATGGGTGCTGCAGACAGCCTGGTACCAATATAAGCAGCAGT
This DNA window, taken from Acropora muricata isolate sample 2 unplaced genomic scaffold, ASM3666990v1 scaffold_749, whole genome shotgun sequence, encodes the following:
- the LOC136907534 gene encoding uncharacterized protein: MSDDETFSQSSQSSLSIDDENMPENVIRPYQFEPEFSSSEESVEEEGYLEGEQQHEDENFRTRNLDWCTCGNCQILNRNEECTCCSEFSQFCDKNREALETGEVAEAPVCITQHPGFQAVCLNKWVLQTAWYQYKQQYSQSYEGPQHKLNRHVAYRQLVRWCWGVLGKEIGVPLPSCAVCCIRAHFSPPGLEDNFQFEGFHFPDE